The genome window GGCATCGACGTGGAGGCGACGACCCGCAAGGTGTCCGAGGGCTTGGCGGAGCGGTTCTTTGCGCCGGATGAAGTCGCGGCGCTCATGGCGCTGCCCGATGCGGAGCAGCCGTTGCGATTCTTCGCGTTATGGACACTGAAGGAAAGCTATATCAAGGCCGTGGGGATGGGGCTTGCGATCCCGCTCGACAGGTTCGCCTTCGGATTTTCCGGAACGGAGGCCCTGTCGTTTCGTGCCGATCGCGAGGAACGGCCCGAAGACTGGACCTTTCGCCAGACGGTCCTGTCCGGGCCGGGCGGCGGTCACAGCCTTGCGCTGGGCTGGGCGGCGGACGACGGAGGGGCCCCGATCAGTGTCGAGATCTTCGAGATCGTCCCGGACGGTCATGCCGTGCCGAAAGAACTGCTTTGGCAGCGCTCCACCCGACAGGCCCAGCCATGAGCGCGCCGGCGAACCGGCGCGCCCTGTGTTTCAGACCTCTGTGAGGCGCAGGTAGGACCGGACCTCGTCCCAGCCTTGCGGAAAGATGTCCTTGGCCTCGTCGTTGCTGATCGAGGGCGGGATGATGACCTTGTCGCCTGGGCGCCAGTCGGCCGGAGTGGCGACGCGCTTGGCATCGCCCAGCTGCAGCGCGTCGATCACCCGGAGGATCTCGTCAAAGTTCCGGCCCACCGACATCGGATAGGTCATGGTCAGGCGGATCTTCTTGTTCGGATCGATGATGAAGACGCTGCGGACCGCCGCCGTCGCGCTCTCCGAGGGATGGATCATCTCGTAGAGCTTGGCGATCTTGAGGTCGGGGTCTGCGACGATCGGGAAGGTCAGGCTGGTGTTCTGGGTGTCGTTGACGTCCAGGATCCAGGTCTTGTGCTCTTCCACTGTGTCCGTCGAAAGGCCGATCGGCTTGGTGTTGCGCTTGGCGAATTCGTCGGCCAGCTGCGCCGTGCGCCCCATTTCGGTCGTGCATACGGGCGTGTAGTCGGCCGGATGGCTGAAGAAGAATGCCCAGCTGTCGCCGATCCAGTCGTGGAAGTTGATCTTGCCGTTCGTCGTCTCGACGTCGAAGTCCGGGGCGGTTTCGCCAATTCTGAGGGTCATGGGCATCTCCTGAAAGAGTAGTTTCGTGAAATCGTATATAGGTGGCCGCACGCGCGGCCGGCATTGCGCGAAATCGACGCAGCCCCGGCGCGTGTGCGCCGGGGCTGCGGATGGGCAAGGCGTCCCGATATGTGTCAGGCGGTTCCGGACTTGTCCAGTTCCCTGGCGTGCAGCCAGGCAGCATGCTGGGGCGCGCGCTTGGTTTTCGACCATTCCTCCAGCATGTCCCATTTCACCGCGTCGAGCTTCTTCAGCATCTCGTCTTCGGCCGGATCCGGGCAGGCCAGTTCCACGCGGTGGCCGTTCGGATCGAAGAAATAGATGGAATGGAAGATCGAATGGTCTGTGACGCCGAGCACCTCGATGCCGCTCTTTTCCAGCTTTTCCTTGTAGGCGATCAGCGTGTCGCGGTCCTTCACCTTGAACGCGATATGCTGAACCCATTCCGGCGTGTTGGGATCGCGCCCCATTTCCGGCTTGGTCGGCAGTTCGAAGAAGGCGAGCACATTGCCGGCGCCTGCATCGAGAAAGACGTGCATGTAGGGGTCCGGCTCATGCGTGGAGGGCACCTTGTCCTCCGCGATCGCCAGAACGAAATCCATGTTCAGGTTGTCGACATACCAGTTCACCGTTTCCTTGGCATCCTTGCAGCGGTAGGCGACGTGGTGGATCTGTTCGATTTTCATGGGTGGTCCTTTCAGGTCTGTGTCGATGAAGGAACGCCCCGTCCGCGTTCGCGCAAAAGCCCTGGACAGCGATCCGGCCCTCTTCCGGACCGCCGGCGGGCGGTTATCGTGCCGGTTTCGCCGCGGCGAGTGCTGCGCGGACCACATCGCGATCGCCGATGTGGTTGGTGAGGATCAGGATGAGCCGCGCATTGAGCGCCTCGCTCTCCTCCCGGTTCAGTCCCTCATGAGCGGCCAGAAGCTCGGCATAGAAGCCGTCCGGGTCCTTGAGGTTCGGCTCGAGTGTGAGCGTGTCGGGCGTTGGTGCTGTCATGATGCGCTCCTCAGGCCTGTGCGGTTGCGGTTTTCACGGCGGCAGCCACCGCGTCGGCGTCGAAGGTCGTCCAGCGCGCGGCCACATGCTGGTCGGGGCGCATCAGATAGACCGCGCTCGCCGCATCGCCCAGATAGCGTTCCTTGAGTGCCCCGGTGGGGTCGTCTTCCGCCGAAAGCGCAAGCCGGGAGACGGGAATGCCACCGATATCCAGCGTTTCGGGGGCATTGGCGTCGATGGTGACGAGCTGAAAACCGCCACCCAGCCGGTCGATCAACCAGCCGCCGGCAATCGGGGCGTCGCTTGCCGGAGCGCCCGGGCGTGCGCGCGCCGGAAGATCTGCAGCGTCCGCGCCGTTGAGCGGGGACCCGTCGTAGATCGCGGGCAGCGACAGGCGACCGGAGTTCACCAGTGGCCGGGCGAAGGCATGATGCTCGGCGAGATCGAGCACCGCATCGCGAAATACACGGCTGGCGTGGCTCTTCGGCGTGATGAAATCGGTCGACCGCGAGGAATTCAGGATGTTCTCGTCGGCCGCGAAAACCCGCTCCCCGTCATAGGTGTCGAGAAGCGCTTCCGGGGCCTGGCCGTCGATCACGAGCTTGAGCTTCCAGATCAGATTGTCCGTGTCCTGGAAACCCGAGTTCGCGCCGCGCGCGCCGAAGGGCGAGACCTGATGCGCGGCATCGCCGGCGAAGACCACTCTACCATGGCGGAACGTCTCCATGCGCCGGCACTGGAAGGTGTAGATCGAGACCCACTCGAATTCATAGTCGGTGTCCGGGCCGAGCATCGCCTCCAGCTTGGGGGCGATTTTCTCGGGGTCCTTTTCCGCCTCGCGGTCGATGTCCCAGCCAAGCTGAAGGTCGATGCGCCACACGTCGTCAGGCTGCTTGTGTAGCAGTGCCGACTGGCCCTTGTTGAAGGGCGGATCGAACCAGAACCAGCGTTCTGTGGGGAAATCCGCCTTCATGACAACGTCGGCGATCAGGAAGTTGTCCTCGAAGACGCGCCCCTGGAAATCGAGGCCGAGCATGGTGCGGGTCGGCGAGGCCGCACCATCGCAGGCAATCACCCAGTCGGCATCCATGAGGTAAGGGCCGTCCGGGGTTTCCACGGTGAGGCGCACGCTCTCGTCGTCCGGTTTGACGGCGGTGACCTTGTTGCCGCCGCGCAATTCGATCTGCTTGCCTTGCGCCTGCAATGCGCGCACGCGGTCGACCAGATACTGCTCCAGATAATACTGCTGGAGGTTGATGAAGGCGGGGCGCTTGTGGCCGTCTTCCGGCAGGAGGTTGAAGTCGTAGACCTTGCGTTCGTCGAAGAAGACCTTGCCGAGGTTCCACACGACGCCCTTCTCGACCATCTCGTCGCCGCAACCGAGCCGGTCGAGGATCTCCAGTGGCCGCTTGGCGAAGCAAATCGCGCGCGAGCCCCAGCTCACCTTGTCGTTCTCGTCGAGCACGACGACGGGTACATCGGCCTGGGCAAGGTCGATCGCGGCGGCGAGACCGACCGGCCCGGCACCCAGCACCACGACCGGATGGCGAACGGGCGTTTCGGTGTCCTGATCGGCTGAGCGCTGGTAGGGGTAGAGCGGCGTTTCGAAGATCTTCGTCATGTTTCCTCCCGAAGAAACGGCGGTACGGGGTCCGCCCCGGCGGGGTTTTCCACCGAAGCGGGCCCCGCGCGATCAGCTCTGAAGGGCTTCCCACATTTCCTTGTCGCGCTGGGCCGTCCAGATTCGCGGCGTGTCGATGTCGCGCGCCTCGTCATAGGCGCGCGCGACGTTGAACGGCAGGCAGTGTTCATAGATCGCGTAGTCGGAGAACTTCGGGTCGCACTCGGCGCGCGCCGCGTCCCAGGCATCCTTGAGCGAGCCGCCCTTCAGTGCGACCTGCGCCACCGGCCGGTAGGTCGACTTGACGAAGTCGCTGGTGGAATCGAGGGCCGCGTTGACCATCTCCTTGCCGACGAGCGCATCGCCGCGCCCCGGCGCAATGGCGTCGACGTCCCAGGCGCGGATCTTTTCCAGCGTGCCCGGCCAGTCGTGGAAGTGTCCGTCGCCGCAATAGCAGGCGGAGTGATACTCGACGATATCGCCGGTGAACATGACGTTGCTGTCGGGCACATACATGACGATGTCGCCGGCCGTATGGGCGCGGCCCAGGAACATCAGGTCGACGCGGCGCTTGCCGAGATAGACCGACATGCGGTCGTTGAACGTCATGGTCGGCCAGGTCAGCGGCGGAATGTCGGCAACATTGTCGTAGCCCTGGAACAGGCGCGGGAAGCGCATGAACTCGGACTCGCGGTCCTCCATGCCGCGCTCGACCACCATGGAGCGGGCCTTCTCGCTCATGATGATGTTCGGGGCGTTGTAGGCGGCGGCGCCCAGCACGCGCACGGCGTGATAATGCGTCAGCGCCAGATGGGTGATCGGCTTGTCGGTGACTTCGCGCACCTTCTCGATCACCTTGTTGGCGAGACGCGGCGTGGCCTGCGCCTCGATGATCATCACGCTGTCGTCGCCGATGATCACGCCGGTGTTGGGATCGCCTTCGGCGGTGAAGGCCCACAGGCCGTCGCCGATCTCGGTGAAGGAGATGTTCTTTTCGCTCATGTCGCCCTGGGAGGCGAATGCCTTGGCCATGGTTGGCTCCTGAAGTTTGTGTTCGTTTGCTGCGCCGGGGCACGCGGATCGCGGTCTCAGCCGCGGTTGTATTTCTCGACCGTCTGTTCGATGGCGCCGAAGATCGAATGGCCTTCCGCGTCCAGCATCTCGATGCGTACGGTGTCGCCGAAGCGCATGAAGGGCGTTTTCGGTTCGCCGCTCTCGATGGTCTCGATCATGCGGATTTCCGCGATGCAGGAGTAACCGACACCGCCGTCCGCGACCGGTTTGCCGGGGGCGCCGTCGAACTTGTTGGAGACCGTGCCCGACCCGATGATGGCGCCGGCTGCGAGCGGGCGCGTCTTGGCCGCATGGGCGATCAGCGTCGGGAAGTCGAAGGTCATGTCGATGCCGGCTTCCGCACGGCCGAAGGCCTTGCCGTTGAGGTCGACATTGAGCGGCAGCGACAGCTTGCCGCCGTCCCATGCGTCGCCGAGCGCATCCGGCGTCACCGCCACGGGCGAAAACGCGGAGGAGGGCTTGGACTGGAAGAAGCCGAAGCCCTTGCCGAGTTCCGCCGGGATAAGGCCGCGCAGGGAAACGTCGTTGACGATCATCACCAGGCGGATGGCGGCGCGCGCTTCGTCCACGCTTGCCCCCATCGGCACGTCGTCGACGATGACGGCAACCTCGCCTTCCATGTCGATGCCCCAGGCCTCGTCGGCCATGCGGATCGGCTCACGCGGAGCGAGGAAGCTGTCGGAGCCGCCCTGATACATCAGCGGGTCGGTCCAGAAGGAGGGCGGCATTTCCGCCCCGCGCGCCTTGCGCACCAGTTCCACGTGATTGACGTAGGCGGATCCGTCCGCCCACTGATAGGCGCGCGGAAGCGGCGACAGCGCGTCATGCTCGTGGAAGCGCATGGACGGCACGGCATCGTGTTCCAGGCTCTCGGCCAGCGTCGCGAGCTTCGCAGCGGCCGTGTCCCAGTTGTCGAGCGCGGCCTGCAGCGTCGGTGCGATATGGGCGGCTTCCGTGCAGCGCGTCAGCGAGGAATTGACGACGACAAGCTTTCCGTCGCGGGTGCCGTCCTTGAGGGTTGCGAGTTTCATGTGGATCAATCCCAGTTGCCTTCGATCGTGCCGTCGAAGCGTTTCTTGAGCCCCGACCAGCAGTCGAGATAGGTGTCTTGCAGGCTGTCGAGTTCGGCAGCATAGCGTGTGAGATGCTGGGGGAACCGCGTTTCGAACATGAACGCCATGGTTCCGGAGAGTTTCTCCGGCTTCAGCTCGGCGCGGCTCGCCTTCTCGAAGCCGGTCGCGTCCGGCCCATGCGGCAGCATCATGTTGTGCAGGCTCATGCCGCCGGGCACGAAGCCCTCTTCCTTGGCGTCGTAGCGGCCGTAGATCAGGCCCATGAACTCCGACATGATGTTGCGGTGGTACCAGGGCGGACGGAACGAATGTTCGGCCACCATCCAGCGTTCGGGAAAGATCACGAAGTCGATGTTGGCGGTGCCTTCCTCGCCCGAGGGCGCCGTCAGCACGGTGAAGATCGACGGGTCCGGATGATCGAACAGGATCGCGCCCACCGGCGAGAAGGTGGTGAGGTCGTATTTGAACGGCGCGTAGTTGCCGTGCCAGGCGACGACGTCGAGCGGCGAGGCCTCAAGCGTCGTTGCGTGGAAGCCGCCGCACCATTTCACGATCAGCCGGCAGGGCTTTTCCACGTCCTCGAAGGCCGCGACCGGTGTCTTGAAGTCGCGTGGATTGGCAAGACAATTGGCGCCGATCGGCCCGCGGTCGGGCAGGGTGAATTTCGCCCCGTAATTCTCGCAGACATAGCCGCGCGCGTCTCCGTCCAGAAGCGAAACGGTGAAGACCATGCCCCGCGGAATCACGCAGATTTCCTTGGGCGCGACGTCCATCACCCCAAGCTCGGTGGCGATCCGCAAGGCGCCCACCTGGGGCACGATGAGAAGCTCCGCGTCGGCGTTGAAGAAGAAGTCGTCGCCCATGTCGGCGTTGGCCGCATAGACATGCGTCGCCATGCCCACCTGCGTGTGCACGTCGCCGGCGGTCGTCATGGTCTGCATGCCGGCGATAAAATCCGTCGGTGTCGTCGGCATCGGCACCGGGTCCCAGCGCAGCTGGGCCAAAGGCAGCGAATGCTGGTCGACATGCGGCGCGCTTTTCCATCCGTCCATGGAAACGTGCGAGAACCGGCCCGAATGCTTGACCGACGGGCGAATACGATAGAGCCAGGACCGTTCATTGGTGCCGCGCGGCGCGGTGAAGGGCGAGCCGGACAGCTGTTCGGCATAAAGCCCGTAGGGCGCGCGTTGCGGCGAGTTCTGGCCCTGCGGCAGGGCGCCCGGCAACGCTTCCGTCTCGAAGTCGTTGCCGAAGCCCGGCATGTAGTCGAGTGTCATGTCTGATCCCTCCTGAATTCAGACAGTTGATAGTTGCATGTGTAACTGTTTAGTTTGTAACTATCAACGCGCGATCATCGGAAATTTGCCGGGCGTCGCGTTTCGGGGATCGAATGGGGACAAGGATGACCGACCGCCTGCTTCTTGAGGAATTTCTCCCCTACCGGCTCGTTCGGGCCTCGGAGCTCGTCAGCCGTCGGTTTGCCGCGCGCTACCGGGCGGCTTATGGCATCAGCCGGTCGGAATGGCGCACCTTCGCCATTCTCGGGCAGTTGCAAAGGACCACCGCGACCGAGATCGGCCGGCAGTCGACCATGCACAAGACCAAGGTCAGCCGCGCGGTCGCCTCGCTGGAAACGCGCGGCTGGTTGACGCGGCATGTCGACGAGGTCGACCGGCGCATCGAGTGGCTGACGCTGACGGCATCTGGTGCGAAGGTCTATGCTGAACTCGCCGAATTGGCGCGCAGTTTTCAAAAAGAGCTGGCCGATGAGCTCGGTCCCGATGCCGCCGCCGCGCTGGACAAGAGTCTCGGCGCGGTCGAAGCGCGATTTTCCGTAACACAGGCCTGAGACTCAGACCTGTGAGCATCGCGCGCGAAATCCGTACCGCAACCTAATGCGCCTCGTCCCAGTTGTCGGCGGCGCGGGCGTCGACTTGAAGCGGAACTTTCAGCGCGACGGCGGGTTCGGCGGCATATTCCATGACGTCGCGCACCAGCTCGATGGTGGCGTCGACCTGCCCCTCGGGCACCTCGAAGATCAGTTCGTCATGCACCTGCAGCAGCATTTGCGCGTCGAGCTTCGAGGCGGCGAGCCGCTCTTCCATGCGCACCATCGCGCGACGCAGGATGTCGGCGGCCGAGCCCTGGATCGGCGCGTTGATCGCCGCGCGCTCGTAGAAGGCGCGCATGTTCGGGTTCTTGGTGTTCACCTCCGGATAATGCGCGCGCCGGCCGAAGATCGTCTCGACGTAGCCGTGTGCATGCACGAACTTCTTCGTCTCGTCCATGTAGTCGCGAATGCCCGGGAAGCGTTCGAAATAGGTCTTGATGTAGTCCGACGCCTCGCTGCGCGAGATGCCGAGCTGGGCGGCCAGCCCGAAGGCGGAAATCCCGTAGATGATGCCGAAATTGATTGCCTTGGCCTGCCGGCGCACCATCGGGTCCATGCCGTCGATCGGCACGCCGAACATTTCCGACGCCGTCATCGCGTGAATGTCGAGCCCGTCGGCAAAGGCCTGCTTGAGCTGGGTGATGTCGGCCATATGGGCCAGCACGCGCAGCTCGATCTGGCTGTAGTCGGCCGACAGCAGCTTGTGGCCCCTGGCCGCGACGAAGGCCTTGCGGATCTTGCGTCCGGCCTCGGTGCGCACCGGAATGTTCTGGAGGTTCGGCTCCGACGACGACAGCCGCCCGGTGGTGGTCGCCGCCAGCGAATAGGAGGTATGCACGCGCTTGGTCGTCGGGTTGATGTAGCCCGGCAGCGCGTCGGAATAGGTCGATTTCAGCTTCGACATCTGCCGCCATTCGACGATTCGCGCCGGCAATTCATGGCCTTCCGCCGCCAGGTCGTCG of Stappia sp. ES.058 contains these proteins:
- a CDS encoding 4'-phosphopantetheinyl transferase superfamily protein — protein: METGGTADSLVHVYLLRDADPAFDGLEALWRETLSDTEHERADHFRFPRHARQSRLAHGLKRHALSAHHPHIAPADWRFVSGDHGKPRVDGVAEAPAFNLSHSEGVIALAVSPHAGVSLRLGIDVEATTRKVSEGLAERFFAPDEVAALMALPDAEQPLRFFALWTLKESYIKAVGMGLAIPLDRFAFGFSGTEALSFRADREERPEDWTFRQTVLSGPGGGHSLALGWAADDGGAPISVEIFEIVPDGHAVPKELLWQRSTRQAQP
- a CDS encoding peroxiredoxin, with the translated sequence MTLRIGETAPDFDVETTNGKINFHDWIGDSWAFFFSHPADYTPVCTTEMGRTAQLADEFAKRNTKPIGLSTDTVEEHKTWILDVNDTQNTSLTFPIVADPDLKIAKLYEMIHPSESATAAVRSVFIIDPNKKIRLTMTYPMSVGRNFDEILRVIDALQLGDAKRVATPADWRPGDKVIIPPSISNDEAKDIFPQGWDEVRSYLRLTEV
- a CDS encoding VOC family protein, which gives rise to MKIEQIHHVAYRCKDAKETVNWYVDNLNMDFVLAIAEDKVPSTHEPDPYMHVFLDAGAGNVLAFFELPTKPEMGRDPNTPEWVQHIAFKVKDRDTLIAYKEKLEKSGIEVLGVTDHSIFHSIYFFDPNGHRVELACPDPAEDEMLKKLDAVKWDMLEEWSKTKRAPQHAAWLHARELDKSGTA
- a CDS encoding DUF2783 domain-containing protein — protein: MTAPTPDTLTLEPNLKDPDGFYAELLAAHEGLNREESEALNARLILILTNHIGDRDVVRAALAAAKPAR
- a CDS encoding FAD-dependent oxidoreductase codes for the protein MTKIFETPLYPYQRSADQDTETPVRHPVVVLGAGPVGLAAAIDLAQADVPVVVLDENDKVSWGSRAICFAKRPLEILDRLGCGDEMVEKGVVWNLGKVFFDERKVYDFNLLPEDGHKRPAFINLQQYYLEQYLVDRVRALQAQGKQIELRGGNKVTAVKPDDESVRLTVETPDGPYLMDADWVIACDGAASPTRTMLGLDFQGRVFEDNFLIADVVMKADFPTERWFWFDPPFNKGQSALLHKQPDDVWRIDLQLGWDIDREAEKDPEKIAPKLEAMLGPDTDYEFEWVSIYTFQCRRMETFRHGRVVFAGDAAHQVSPFGARGANSGFQDTDNLIWKLKLVIDGQAPEALLDTYDGERVFAADENILNSSRSTDFITPKSHASRVFRDAVLDLAEHHAFARPLVNSGRLSLPAIYDGSPLNGADAADLPARARPGAPASDAPIAGGWLIDRLGGGFQLVTIDANAPETLDIGGIPVSRLALSAEDDPTGALKERYLGDAASAVYLMRPDQHVAARWTTFDADAVAAAVKTATAQA
- a CDS encoding MBL fold metallo-hydrolase, with protein sequence MAKAFASQGDMSEKNISFTEIGDGLWAFTAEGDPNTGVIIGDDSVMIIEAQATPRLANKVIEKVREVTDKPITHLALTHYHAVRVLGAAAYNAPNIIMSEKARSMVVERGMEDRESEFMRFPRLFQGYDNVADIPPLTWPTMTFNDRMSVYLGKRRVDLMFLGRAHTAGDIVMYVPDSNVMFTGDIVEYHSACYCGDGHFHDWPGTLEKIRAWDVDAIAPGRGDALVGKEMVNAALDSTSDFVKSTYRPVAQVALKGGSLKDAWDAARAECDPKFSDYAIYEHCLPFNVARAYDEARDIDTPRIWTAQRDKEMWEALQS
- a CDS encoding fumarylacetoacetate hydrolase family protein produces the protein MKLATLKDGTRDGKLVVVNSSLTRCTEAAHIAPTLQAALDNWDTAAAKLATLAESLEHDAVPSMRFHEHDALSPLPRAYQWADGSAYVNHVELVRKARGAEMPPSFWTDPLMYQGGSDSFLAPREPIRMADEAWGIDMEGEVAVIVDDVPMGASVDEARAAIRLVMIVNDVSLRGLIPAELGKGFGFFQSKPSSAFSPVAVTPDALGDAWDGGKLSLPLNVDLNGKAFGRAEAGIDMTFDFPTLIAHAAKTRPLAAGAIIGSGTVSNKFDGAPGKPVADGGVGYSCIAEIRMIETIESGEPKTPFMRFGDTVRIEMLDAEGHSIFGAIEQTVEKYNRG
- the hmgA gene encoding homogentisate 1,2-dioxygenase produces the protein MTLDYMPGFGNDFETEALPGALPQGQNSPQRAPYGLYAEQLSGSPFTAPRGTNERSWLYRIRPSVKHSGRFSHVSMDGWKSAPHVDQHSLPLAQLRWDPVPMPTTPTDFIAGMQTMTTAGDVHTQVGMATHVYAANADMGDDFFFNADAELLIVPQVGALRIATELGVMDVAPKEICVIPRGMVFTVSLLDGDARGYVCENYGAKFTLPDRGPIGANCLANPRDFKTPVAAFEDVEKPCRLIVKWCGGFHATTLEASPLDVVAWHGNYAPFKYDLTTFSPVGAILFDHPDPSIFTVLTAPSGEEGTANIDFVIFPERWMVAEHSFRPPWYHRNIMSEFMGLIYGRYDAKEEGFVPGGMSLHNMMLPHGPDATGFEKASRAELKPEKLSGTMAFMFETRFPQHLTRYAAELDSLQDTYLDCWSGLKKRFDGTIEGNWD
- a CDS encoding MarR family winged helix-turn-helix transcriptional regulator, translated to MTDRLLLEEFLPYRLVRASELVSRRFAARYRAAYGISRSEWRTFAILGQLQRTTATEIGRQSTMHKTKVSRAVASLETRGWLTRHVDEVDRRIEWLTLTASGAKVYAELAELARSFQKELADELGPDAAAALDKSLGAVEARFSVTQA